A window of the Polaribacter batillariae genome harbors these coding sequences:
- a CDS encoding DUF1328 domain-containing protein — protein sequence MLRWTITFVVIALIAAVLGFGGIAGTAAYIAKIIFFIFIVLFILSLIRGGVKR from the coding sequence ATGTTACGTTGGACAATCACATTTGTAGTAATCGCCTTAATCGCTGCAGTATTAGGATTTGGAGGAATCGCAGGAACTGCTGCTTATATTGCTAAGATTATATTCTTTATATTTATTGTATTATTTATACTTTCTTTAATTAGAGGTGGAGTAAAAAGATAA
- a CDS encoding hemerythrin domain-containing protein produces the protein MNIYEEIRKDHDKQRELLDKLVKTSGDTKERDQLFKELKDELEVHSDAEERHFYKPLISNDIMQDKARHGIAEHHEIDELIAQLEETDYDSSAWLKIAKELQDKVAHHLEDEEKSYFQLSGKIFTEKEKQELAKNYRDYMSKNL, from the coding sequence ATGAATATTTATGAAGAAATAAGAAAAGACCACGATAAACAAAGAGAATTGTTAGATAAATTAGTAAAAACATCTGGCGATACTAAAGAAAGAGATCAATTGTTTAAAGAGTTAAAAGACGAACTAGAAGTGCATTCAGATGCCGAAGAACGCCATTTTTACAAACCATTAATATCTAATGATATAATGCAAGACAAAGCAAGACATGGCATTGCAGAGCACCATGAGATAGACGAGTTGATAGCGCAATTAGAAGAAACGGATTACGATTCTTCTGCTTGGTTAAAAATAGCAAAAGAACTTCAAGATAAAGTAGCACACCATTTAGAAGACGAAGAAAAATCTTATTTTCAATTATCTGGAAAAATATTTACAGAGAAAGAAAAACAAGAGCTAGCAAAAAATTATAGAGATTATATGAGTAAAAATTTGTAA
- a CDS encoding DUF6327 family protein yields the protein MRKYTNFVEIEKDLKILSLERKIALEELKIVKSDFEDQLKPLSLIGNFFKFASKYGLLVLIKKIFK from the coding sequence ATGAGAAAATACACAAATTTTGTTGAAATAGAAAAAGACTTAAAAATCTTAAGTTTAGAAAGAAAAATTGCTCTAGAAGAACTAAAAATTGTAAAAAGCGATTTCGAAGACCAACTAAAACCGCTAAGCTTAATAGGAAATTTCTTTAAATTTGCTAGTAAATACGGATTATTAGTTTTGATAAAGAAAATATTTAAATAA
- a CDS encoding YtxH domain-containing protein — MKNLSGVLLGTIVGAAAGILFAPDKGENTRRKIKNEALSAKDKISETASEYSEKISATASDLKEKVSATYNSKKKSFDAQLEDVMSNVSYKADDVISTLEKKLSELKEKNKKLQKNVSSTAKSGREEIQSV; from the coding sequence ATGAAAAATTTATCAGGAGTATTATTAGGAACGATAGTAGGTGCAGCAGCAGGAATTCTATTTGCACCAGACAAAGGAGAAAACACCAGAAGAAAAATTAAGAACGAAGCTTTATCTGCGAAAGATAAAATTTCTGAAACAGCATCTGAATATTCAGAAAAAATAAGTGCGACAGCATCTGATTTAAAAGAAAAAGTGAGCGCAACTTACAACTCAAAAAAAAAGTCTTTTGATGCTCAGTTAGAAGACGTAATGTCTAACGTAAGTTATAAAGCAGACGATGTAATCTCTACTTTAGAGAAAAAATTAAGTGAATTAAAAGAAAAGAACAAAAAATTACAAAAAAACGTTAGTTCTACTGCCAAAAGTGGAAGAGAAGAAATTCAATCAGTATAA
- a CDS encoding biotin-dependent carboxyltransferase family protein, with amino-acid sequence MVSVLKPGFYTSIQDKGRVGFASNGVPVSGVMDSYAADIANSVLNNSLEAALLEITFGGCKLEFLSATAICISGGDFSAKINNQPIALNSRIKIYKNDVLSFGKINFGARCYLAVKGGFLTEKVLGSSSFYQNITNNLTIKKGDILPITTFKNDLETANSAIKIPAIHFNSEELKCYKGPEFELLNHQQQEQLLNNVFTISNDNNRMGYRLNEIIENDFPSILTSAVLVGVVQLTPSGKLIVLMRDCQVTGGYPRILQLTEESINKLAQKTTHQKLKFVLKSI; translated from the coding sequence ATGGTTAGCGTTTTAAAACCCGGTTTTTATACTTCAATTCAAGATAAAGGTAGAGTAGGTTTTGCCTCAAATGGAGTGCCTGTTTCTGGAGTTATGGATAGTTATGCTGCAGATATTGCAAACAGTGTTTTAAATAATTCTTTAGAGGCGGCTCTTTTAGAAATTACTTTTGGGGGTTGCAAGCTCGAATTTTTATCGGCAACTGCTATTTGTATTTCTGGGGGCGATTTTTCAGCAAAAATAAATAACCAACCAATTGCATTAAATTCAAGAATAAAAATTTATAAAAACGATGTTTTAAGTTTTGGAAAAATTAATTTCGGAGCCAGATGTTATTTGGCTGTAAAAGGTGGGTTTTTAACGGAAAAAGTTTTAGGAAGTAGCAGTTTTTATCAGAACATAACAAATAATTTAACGATTAAAAAAGGAGATATATTGCCAATAACAACGTTTAAAAACGATTTAGAAACAGCAAATTCAGCCATAAAAATACCAGCTATTCATTTTAATTCAGAAGAGTTAAAATGTTACAAGGGACCAGAATTCGAGTTGTTAAATCATCAGCAACAAGAACAATTGTTAAATAACGTTTTTACAATTTCTAACGATAATAATAGAATGGGATATCGCTTAAATGAAATAATCGAAAACGATTTTCCATCAATTTTAACATCTGCAGTTTTGGTTGGAGTTGTTCAATTAACACCATCTGGAAAATTAATTGTGTTAATGAGAGATTGCCAAGTTACGGGTGGTTACCCAAGAATTCTGCAACTTACAGAAGAATCTATTAATAAATTAGCCCAAAAAACAACCCATCAAAAACTAAAATTTGTACTAAAAAGTATTTGA
- the pxpB gene encoding 5-oxoprolinase subunit PxpB, producing MHKKTTYKPFGNAAILIEWQAIISKEILNDIILFKEKIKKEKATLITDFIIGYNSLTLKYKNEIGNYCNEVESLKLIYKQDFKLNKVEKILWEIPVCYDLEFGIDLEEISEKSNLSVEEIIKIHSKKTYTVFFIGFLPGFLYLGGLDKQLHFDRKPNPRLKVPKGALAIGGKQTGVYPQESAGGWHIVGKTPIHFFDIKNENLCFAKSGDQIKFKAISLEEFYQTEKEVLKNNYIISKTLLNG from the coding sequence TTGCATAAAAAAACAACATACAAGCCCTTTGGAAATGCTGCTATTTTAATAGAATGGCAAGCCATTATTAGTAAAGAAATCTTAAACGATATCATTCTTTTTAAAGAGAAAATTAAAAAAGAAAAAGCGACATTAATTACAGATTTTATAATTGGTTACAATTCTTTAACTTTAAAGTATAAAAACGAAATTGGCAATTATTGTAATGAAGTTGAAAGCTTAAAATTAATTTACAAACAAGATTTTAAACTCAACAAAGTAGAAAAAATTCTTTGGGAAATTCCAGTTTGTTACGATTTAGAATTTGGGATTGATTTGGAAGAAATTTCAGAAAAATCGAACTTATCTGTCGAAGAAATTATTAAAATTCATTCAAAAAAAACATACACAGTTTTCTTTATCGGTTTTTTACCAGGTTTTTTATATTTAGGAGGCTTAGATAAACAATTACATTTCGATAGAAAACCAAATCCAAGGTTAAAAGTACCAAAAGGAGCCCTCGCAATTGGCGGAAAACAAACAGGTGTTTATCCGCAAGAATCTGCTGGAGGTTGGCATATTGTTGGCAAAACACCCATACATTTTTTCGACATAAAAAACGAAAATCTGTGTTTCGCAAAATCGGGAGATCAAATAAAATTCAAAGCGATTTCTTTAGAAGAATTTTATCAAACTGAAAAAGAAGTTTTAAAAAATAATTATATAATCTCTAAAACTTTGTTGAATGGTTAG
- the pxpA gene encoding 5-oxoprolinase subunit PxpA has product MKNTIDINCDVGEGIKNEHLLMPYISSCNIACGGHFGNAETIDKTIQLAVENKVFIGAHPSFPDKENFGRKSMHISHQKLQKSIENQLALFTNRLSLVAEKLHHIKPHGALYNLIAVDKNFAETFLKSIGKYTKDIFLYVPYNSVIEKLAIKKNIKIKYEVFADRNYNNDLTLVSRNKENALITDVKDVLSHVLLMCKGSVKTISGELKTIKADTFCIHGDNEKAVSILEYVSKKLQEHEIKVA; this is encoded by the coding sequence ATGAAAAATACCATCGATATTAATTGTGATGTTGGAGAAGGAATAAAAAACGAGCATTTGTTAATGCCATACATTTCTTCTTGTAATATTGCTTGCGGAGGCCATTTTGGAAATGCTGAAACGATTGATAAAACCATACAGTTAGCAGTTGAAAATAAGGTGTTTATAGGTGCGCACCCTTCTTTTCCAGACAAAGAAAACTTCGGAAGAAAGTCGATGCATATTTCTCATCAAAAACTCCAAAAAAGTATCGAAAATCAGTTAGCATTATTTACCAATAGATTGAGTTTGGTTGCTGAAAAACTACACCATATAAAACCTCATGGAGCTTTGTATAATTTAATTGCTGTCGATAAAAATTTTGCAGAAACTTTTTTAAAATCTATCGGAAAATATACAAAAGACATTTTTTTATACGTTCCATATAATTCAGTAATCGAAAAATTAGCGATTAAAAAAAATATTAAAATAAAGTACGAAGTTTTTGCAGATAGAAATTACAACAACGATTTAACTTTGGTATCGAGAAACAAAGAAAATGCTTTAATTACCGATGTTAAAGACGTTTTAAGCCATGTTTTGTTAATGTGTAAAGGAAGCGTAAAAACCATTTCAGGAGAATTAAAAACCATAAAAGCAGATACTTTTTGTATTCACGGAGATAACGAAAAAGCAGTTTCGATATTAGAATACGTATCTAAAAAACTACAAGAACACGAAATTAAAGTTGCATAA
- a CDS encoding Nramp family divalent metal transporter, translated as MIKNWFQNIGPGTLVAAAFIGPGTVTVCTLAGVNFGFNLLWAMLLSMIATIVLQEMAARLGIISQKGLSEVIREEIKIPFLKHFVTLLILAAIVVGNASYEAGNISGGILGLETIFGKSTFNIGDITINIISFVIGSIAFVLLYIGNYKFLEKALVALVLVMSVSFLITAIVTKPNILEILKGLFIPRFPEKSLLTVIGLIGTTVVPYNLFLHASLVKERWNKKEDLKLARKDTIVSIILGGLVSMAIIVSAAAIPFGEITNAADLAKGLAPLYGEFAKYFLALGLFAAGITSAITAPLAAAYVAKGCLGWRGGLKSKKFKSVWIIILVLGVVFSSIGIKPIDIIKFAQVANGMLLPIIAGILLWIMNKNTVLGKFTNSKTQNILGFVIVAITIFLGAKGILKVFNFI; from the coding sequence ATGATAAAAAATTGGTTTCAAAACATAGGTCCAGGAACATTAGTTGCAGCTGCTTTTATTGGTCCAGGAACGGTTACAGTTTGTACATTAGCAGGTGTAAATTTTGGTTTTAATTTATTGTGGGCAATGTTGCTTTCTATGATTGCCACCATTGTTTTACAAGAAATGGCTGCAAGATTGGGTATTATTTCTCAAAAAGGCTTGTCTGAAGTCATTAGAGAAGAAATTAAAATTCCGTTTTTAAAACACTTTGTAACGCTGTTAATTTTAGCTGCAATTGTTGTTGGAAACGCTTCTTACGAAGCTGGAAATATTAGTGGTGGCATTTTAGGTTTGGAAACCATTTTTGGGAAATCAACTTTTAATATTGGCGATATTACTATCAATATAATAAGTTTTGTAATTGGTAGTATTGCATTTGTACTTTTATATATTGGAAATTATAAATTTTTAGAAAAAGCTTTGGTAGCACTTGTGTTAGTAATGAGTGTTTCCTTTTTAATTACAGCAATCGTTACCAAACCTAATATTTTAGAAATCTTAAAAGGACTTTTTATTCCGAGGTTTCCAGAGAAAAGTCTATTAACAGTTATTGGTTTAATAGGTACAACTGTTGTGCCTTACAATTTATTTTTACATGCTTCTTTGGTAAAAGAAAGGTGGAATAAAAAAGAAGATTTAAAATTGGCAAGAAAAGATACAATTGTTTCTATAATTTTAGGAGGCTTGGTTTCGATGGCGATTATTGTTTCTGCAGCAGCCATTCCTTTTGGAGAAATTACCAATGCAGCAGATTTGGCCAAAGGTTTGGCACCTTTGTATGGCGAATTTGCAAAGTATTTCTTGGCTTTGGGGTTGTTTGCTGCAGGAATAACATCTGCAATTACAGCGCCTTTAGCAGCTGCCTATGTCGCAAAAGGCTGTTTGGGTTGGAGAGGAGGTTTAAAATCTAAAAAATTTAAAAGTGTTTGGATAATTATTTTGGTTTTAGGAGTTGTTTTTTCTTCCATAGGAATAAAACCAATAGATATTATAAAATTTGCCCAAGTTGCAAACGGAATGCTATTGCCAATAATAGCAGGAATTTTACTATGGATAATGAATAAGAACACTGTTTTAGGCAAGTTTACAAATTCTAAAACACAGAATATTTTAGGTTTTGTAATTGTAGCAATTACCATTTTTTTAGGAGCAAAAGGAATTTTAAAAGTATTTAATTTTATATAA
- the pckA gene encoding phosphoenolpyruvate carboxykinase (ATP), translating into MVDTNTKSISLNHLGIKNATIRYQLSSDELHNETLKKNQGVESSLGAIAVNTGEFTGRSPKDRFIVKDNITKDEVWWSNINLPFDSNKFDALYDKVTNYLSGKEVFVRDSYACADKNYKLNIRVVNEFPWSNMFAYNMFLRPTAEELKEFSPEWTVINAPGFMADPEVDGTRQHNFAILNFTKKIALIGGTGYTGEIKKGIFSALNFILPVFKNTLPMHCSANVGKDGDTAIFFGLSGTGKTTLSTDPNRSLIGDDEHGWTAENTVFNFEGGCYAKVINLSQEQEPEIFGAIKKGAILENVVMDANGVIDFADTSITQNTRVSYPIYHIDNIQQPSIGKNPKNIFFLTADAFGVLPPISKLTPNQAAYHFISGYTAKVAGTEAGVTEPTPSFSACFGAPFMPLHPTRYAEMLSKKMKDAGVNVWLINTGWSGGQYGVGRRMPLKYTRAMIAAVLNGDLGSYTYEDYHIHSVFGVAQPRTCPGVPTELLSPRATWNDDEAYYKTAFKLSNAFRHNFKQFEDIASEDIRRGGPQRYAF; encoded by the coding sequence ATGGTAGATACAAATACGAAATCGATTTCGTTAAATCATCTAGGAATCAAAAACGCAACAATTCGTTACCAACTATCTTCAGACGAATTACATAATGAAACTTTAAAAAAAAACCAAGGAGTAGAATCTTCTTTAGGAGCAATTGCCGTAAACACAGGTGAGTTTACAGGACGTTCTCCCAAAGATCGTTTTATTGTAAAAGACAACATTACAAAAGATGAAGTTTGGTGGAGTAACATTAATCTTCCTTTCGATTCTAATAAGTTCGACGCACTTTACGATAAAGTAACTAATTATTTATCTGGAAAAGAAGTTTTTGTAAGAGATTCTTACGCTTGTGCAGATAAAAATTACAAATTAAACATTAGAGTTGTAAACGAATTTCCTTGGAGTAACATGTTTGCTTACAATATGTTTTTGCGACCAACTGCCGAAGAATTAAAAGAGTTTTCTCCAGAATGGACTGTGATAAACGCCCCTGGATTTATGGCAGATCCAGAAGTAGATGGCACTCGCCAACACAATTTTGCAATCTTAAATTTTACAAAGAAAATCGCTTTAATTGGCGGAACAGGTTATACTGGAGAAATTAAAAAAGGAATATTTTCGGCCTTAAACTTTATACTTCCAGTATTTAAAAATACGTTACCCATGCATTGTTCTGCCAATGTTGGTAAAGATGGAGATACTGCTATTTTTTTCGGATTATCTGGAACTGGAAAAACAACACTTTCTACAGACCCCAATAGAAGTTTAATTGGTGATGACGAGCATGGCTGGACTGCAGAAAATACCGTTTTTAATTTTGAAGGAGGTTGTTATGCAAAAGTGATTAATTTATCGCAAGAACAAGAACCAGAAATTTTTGGAGCCATTAAGAAAGGAGCAATTCTAGAAAATGTTGTTATGGATGCAAATGGAGTAATCGACTTTGCAGATACTTCCATTACACAAAACACAAGAGTTAGTTACCCAATTTATCATATAGATAATATTCAACAACCATCCATTGGTAAAAACCCGAAGAATATATTTTTTTTAACGGCAGATGCATTTGGAGTTTTGCCTCCAATTTCTAAATTAACGCCAAATCAAGCAGCATACCATTTTATATCTGGTTATACAGCAAAAGTAGCAGGAACAGAGGCAGGAGTTACAGAACCAACACCAAGTTTTTCTGCGTGTTTTGGTGCACCTTTTATGCCTTTACACCCTACAAGATATGCAGAAATGTTAAGTAAAAAAATGAAAGATGCTGGTGTAAATGTTTGGTTGATAAATACAGGTTGGTCTGGTGGCCAATATGGAGTGGGTAGAAGAATGCCACTAAAATATACACGAGCAATGATTGCTGCTGTTTTAAATGGCGACTTAGGAAGTTATACATACGAAGATTACCATATACACTCTGTGTTTGGAGTGGCACAACCAAGAACTTGCCCAGGAGTTCCAACAGAATTATTAAGCCCTAGAGCTACGTGGAATGATGATGAAGCGTACTATAAAACTGCGTTTAAATTATCGAATGCTTTTAGGCATAATTTTAAGCAATTTGAAGATATCGCAAGCGAAGATATTCGAAGAGGAGGTCCCCAACGTTATGCTTTTTAA
- a CDS encoding DUF423 domain-containing protein — MFKNIIITCFLGMLAIILGAFGAHALKETLTVAQLSSFETAVRYQMYHVIVLLIVNMYAGFSAKQKNTISYLFFIGILLFSGSIYAIQLTAISAKSIWFVTPLGGLFLIVGWIAMIIIFSKKIRNR, encoded by the coding sequence ATGTTTAAAAATATTATTATCACTTGTTTTTTAGGAATGTTAGCGATTATTTTAGGGGCTTTTGGCGCGCATGCTTTAAAAGAAACGCTTACAGTAGCGCAATTATCGAGTTTCGAAACGGCGGTTCGTTACCAAATGTATCATGTAATTGTGTTGTTAATTGTAAATATGTATGCAGGATTTTCAGCAAAACAAAAAAATACAATTAGTTATTTATTTTTTATAGGAATTCTTCTTTTTTCGGGTTCTATTTATGCAATTCAGCTAACAGCTATTTCTGCAAAATCTATTTGGTTTGTTACCCCTTTAGGAGGTCTTTTTCTAATCGTAGGTTGGATTGCCATGATTATTATATTCTCAAAAAAAATAAGAAATAGATAA
- a CDS encoding saccharopine dehydrogenase family protein, with protein sequence MKNILIIGAGKSSAALIKYLLDNSEKENLFLTIGDISIENANKLINHHKNATAIVFDVFDKNQRTKEIQKADIVVSMLPARFHIEVAKDCLKFSKNMVTASYVSNEMKALDTQVKEKKLVFMNEIGVDPGLDHMSAMKIIDRIRENNAKMLLFESFTGGLVAPESDNNLWNYKFTWNPRNVVLAGQGGAAMFIQEGTYKYIPYHKLFRRTEFLKINNAKFEAYANRDSLKYRNAYGLEKIPTMYRGTIRKVGFSRAWNIFVQLGMTDDSYTIEGSENMSYRDFVNLFLAYSPSDSVELKLRSYLKIDQDDVMWEKLLELDLFNPNKKIGVKNATPAKMLQRILEDSWTLQQNDKDMIVMQHLFGYEINGEKKQMESNLVVLGENQTYTAMAKTVGLPLAIATLKILKEEIKTPGVQIPISKEVYIPILKELEAYGIQFTEREVPYLGYNPNHVIG encoded by the coding sequence ATGAAAAACATATTAATAATTGGCGCAGGAAAATCGAGTGCAGCTTTAATAAAATATCTTTTAGATAATTCTGAAAAAGAAAATTTGTTTTTAACTATTGGAGATATTTCAATAGAAAATGCAAACAAATTAATCAATCATCATAAAAACGCGACTGCTATTGTTTTTGATGTTTTTGATAAAAATCAGCGTACAAAAGAAATTCAAAAAGCAGATATTGTCGTTTCTATGTTGCCTGCAAGATTTCATATTGAAGTTGCCAAAGATTGCTTAAAATTTAGTAAAAACATGGTTACTGCTTCTTATGTTTCTAATGAAATGAAAGCACTGGATACTCAAGTAAAAGAAAAAAAATTGGTTTTTATGAACGAAATTGGTGTAGATCCAGGTTTAGACCATATGAGTGCCATGAAAATAATTGATAGAATTCGAGAAAACAACGCCAAAATGTTACTATTCGAATCTTTTACAGGGGGTTTGGTTGCTCCAGAAAGCGACAACAATTTATGGAATTATAAATTTACGTGGAATCCAAGAAATGTGGTTTTAGCAGGGCAAGGTGGAGCTGCAATGTTTATACAAGAAGGCACTTACAAATACATTCCGTATCATAAATTATTTAGAAGAACCGAATTTTTAAAAATAAATAACGCAAAATTTGAAGCATATGCCAACAGAGATTCTTTAAAATATAGAAACGCTTATGGTTTAGAAAAAATACCAACCATGTACAGAGGAACGATTAGAAAAGTGGGCTTTTCTAGAGCTTGGAATATTTTTGTGCAGTTAGGCATGACAGACGATTCTTACACAATTGAAGGTTCTGAAAACATGAGTTACAGAGATTTTGTAAATTTATTTTTAGCCTATTCTCCTTCAGATTCTGTGGAATTAAAACTACGTTCTTATTTAAAAATAGACCAAGACGATGTGATGTGGGAAAAATTATTAGAATTAGATCTTTTTAACCCGAATAAAAAAATAGGTGTTAAAAATGCCACGCCTGCAAAAATGCTACAACGAATTTTAGAAGATTCTTGGACCCTACAGCAAAACGATAAAGATATGATTGTAATGCAACATTTGTTTGGTTACGAAATTAATGGAGAAAAAAAACAAATGGAAAGTAATTTAGTTGTTCTCGGAGAAAACCAAACATATACAGCAATGGCTAAAACTGTAGGTTTACCTCTTGCCATTGCAACTTTAAAAATATTAAAAGAAGAAATTAAAACTCCTGGAGTTCAAATTCCGATTTCCAAAGAAGTTTATATACCCATTTTAAAGGAATTAGAAGCATATGGAATTCAATTTACGGAAAGAGAAGTTCCTTATTTAGGATATAACCCGAACCATGTAATTGGGTAA
- a CDS encoding tRNA1(Val) (adenine(37)-N6)-methyltransferase, with product MGKPFQFKQFTINQDKTAMKIGTDAVLLGAWCTVDNNLNTILDVGSGTGVISLMIAQRSDAMTIDAVEVDENAYEQTVENFENSDWGDRLYCYHATFQEFANEIYEEEETYDLIVTNPPFYNDDFETENDARNKARFTSSLSFEELVSRVAKILSKNGIFSTIIPFKEEKRFIDLANENHLFLSRVCRVQGNETSEIKRSLLEFSFQKKERKETHLVIEIGRHQYTADYISLVKDFYLKM from the coding sequence TTGGGGAAACCTTTCCAGTTTAAACAATTTACAATCAATCAAGATAAAACTGCCATGAAAATTGGTACAGATGCTGTTTTATTAGGTGCTTGGTGTACTGTTGATAATAATTTAAACACCATTTTAGATGTTGGTTCTGGTACAGGAGTAATTTCTTTAATGATCGCACAACGTTCAGACGCAATGACAATTGATGCTGTTGAAGTTGATGAAAATGCTTACGAACAAACTGTAGAGAATTTTGAAAATTCAGATTGGGGTGACAGATTGTATTGTTACCATGCAACTTTTCAAGAATTTGCTAATGAAATTTACGAGGAAGAAGAAACGTATGATTTAATTGTTACAAATCCGCCTTTTTACAACGATGATTTTGAAACTGAAAACGACGCCAGAAATAAAGCACGTTTTACTTCTTCTTTATCTTTTGAAGAATTAGTGAGTAGAGTTGCAAAAATTTTATCGAAAAACGGAATTTTTTCAACAATTATCCCTTTTAAGGAAGAGAAGCGTTTTATCGATTTAGCAAACGAAAATCACTTATTTTTGAGTAGAGTTTGTCGAGTTCAAGGGAATGAAACATCAGAAATTAAAAGAAGTTTGTTAGAGTTTTCTTTTCAGAAAAAAGAACGAAAAGAAACACATTTAGTTATTGAAATTGGGCGCCACCAATACACAGCAGATTATATAAGTTTGGTAAAAGATTTTTATTTGAAAATGTAG
- a CDS encoding DUF5675 family protein translates to MELVLQRAYFKQGTNGTLFISDRFLCHTIELPWRNNQRNISCIPEGEYEVIPRFSKKFKHHLILKNVANRSFILFHPANDAKRDLEGCIAPVTYLSGVGKGIHSRDAMQKLLSLVYQAIDRKEKIILIVKSQNYENYRTL, encoded by the coding sequence ATGGAATTAGTACTACAAAGAGCTTATTTTAAACAGGGTACCAATGGTACTCTGTTTATTTCTGATCGGTTTCTTTGTCACACCATTGAATTGCCTTGGAGAAACAATCAACGAAATATTTCCTGCATACCAGAAGGAGAATATGAAGTTATTCCTCGCTTTTCTAAAAAGTTTAAACATCATTTGATATTGAAAAATGTAGCCAACAGAAGCTTTATTTTATTTCATCCTGCAAATGATGCAAAAAGAGATTTAGAAGGTTGTATTGCTCCTGTAACTTATTTAAGTGGTGTTGGAAAAGGGATTCATTCAAGGGATGCAATGCAAAAATTACTGTCTTTGGTGTATCAAGCTATAGACCGAAAGGAAAAAATAATATTAATCGTTAAATCACAGAATTATGAAAATTATAGAACGTTATAA
- a CDS encoding RES domain-containing protein, with translation MISIINADDRNGNCDFCNSINVSIYSARELAPFFRNIISLYEVNADSVFDIAQSIKKDFNLTTNLVDNNKLLFESIFVDEEEILTELFNSNVSSEIKIELISETNQIHSIWKEFKEEIKSVNRYHINNTIDLKKLANFFNHESFYKTIKKGRIFYRCRISDKTGFTTNQIGNPPNELATGGRANPKGISYLYIADKLETSLYETRASLFDYVTVGEFRLNEDLKILNLRNPKDDPIPWSENEAIEDFLTYVPFIQTLQKEISLPIRKRDKQLDYIPTQYISEFIKSLGFDGVEYQSSLFAEGYNLAIFNPDKLECIATKVYEIENIKLHHKLLDNN, from the coding sequence TTGATAAGTATAATTAATGCTGATGATAGAAATGGGAATTGTGATTTTTGTAATTCGATAAATGTTTCTATTTATTCAGCAAGAGAATTAGCTCCTTTTTTTCGTAATATAATTTCCTTGTATGAAGTGAATGCTGATTCGGTTTTTGATATTGCCCAATCCATAAAAAAAGACTTTAATCTTACTACTAATTTAGTTGATAATAATAAACTATTATTTGAATCTATTTTTGTAGATGAGGAAGAAATTCTAACAGAATTATTCAATAGTAATGTATCATCAGAAATAAAGATTGAACTAATTTCTGAAACTAATCAAATTCATAGTATTTGGAAAGAATTCAAAGAAGAAATTAAATCTGTAAATAGATATCATATTAATAACACAATTGATTTGAAAAAATTAGCCAACTTTTTCAATCACGAAAGTTTCTATAAAACAATAAAGAAAGGTCGTATTTTTTATAGATGTCGCATATCAGATAAAACAGGTTTTACTACAAACCAAATAGGTAATCCACCTAACGAACTTGCTACTGGTGGTAGAGCAAATCCTAAAGGAATATCTTATTTATATATAGCTGATAAGTTAGAAACATCTTTGTATGAAACAAGAGCATCTTTATTTGATTATGTTACAGTTGGTGAATTTCGTTTAAATGAAGATCTTAAAATCCTCAATTTAAGAAATCCAAAGGACGACCCTATTCCTTGGTCTGAAAATGAGGCAATAGAAGATTTTTTAACCTATGTTCCATTTATACAAACTTTACAAAAAGAAATCTCATTACCAATCAGAAAAAGAGATAAACAGTTAGATTACATTCCTACTCAATACATTTCTGAATTTATCAAATCATTAGGTTTTGATGGTGTAGAATATCAGAGTTCATTATTTGCTGAAGGTTATAATTTAGCAATCTTCAATCCAGATAAATTAGAATGCATCGCAACAAAAGTTTATGAAATTGAGAATATAAAACTGCACCATAAATTACTTGATAATAATTAA